One stretch of Juglans microcarpa x Juglans regia isolate MS1-56 chromosome 3D, Jm3101_v1.0, whole genome shotgun sequence DNA includes these proteins:
- the LOC121254262 gene encoding proteasome subunit alpha type-7-B-like — protein MPESVPCRRRNCFCFVFPKAGKRSQRRKTKARYDRAVTVFSPDGHLFQVEYAFEAVRKDRLGRSCHRMVTLRWPVLCVIGLKADARVLINRARIECESHRLTVVDSVTVEYITRYMASLQQKYTQSGDAI, from the exons ATGCCCGAGTCAGTGCCTTGTCGCAGAagaaattgtttttgttttgtttttcctaaAGCAGGAAAGAGAAGCCAAAGAAGAAAGACGAAGGCGAGGTACGACCGTGCGGTAACGGTGTTCTCTCCGGACGGGCATTTGTTCCAGGTGGAGTACGCCTTCGAAGCCGTCCGCAAAG ATCGGTTAGGAAGATCGTGTCATCGGATGGTCACGCTGCGCTGGCCTGTGCTCTGTGTCATTGGACTGAAAGCAGATGCTCGTGTCTTGATAAACAGAGCACGCATTGAGTGTGAAAGTCATAGGCTAACGGTTGTGGATTCCGTAACTGTTGAATATATAACACGTTACATGGCGAGCCTGCAGCAGAAGTATACGCAAAGTGGTGATGCAATTTAG
- the LOC121254261 gene encoding myb-related protein 308-like, with product MGRSPCCEKAHTNKGAWTKEEDDRLIAYIRSHGEGCWRSLPKAAGLLRCGKSCRLRWINYLRPDLKRGNFTEEEDELIIKLHSLLGNKWSLIAGRLPGRTDNEIKNYWNTHIRRKLLNRGIDPATHRSINEAAQDTTSTISFAASAVKEEENPTTAVFVGKDAESQVQERCPDLNLELRISPPCQSQHEPLKTGGASLCMACSLGLQNGKDCSCRVASNGSTSGSTSAAGYDFLGLTSGVLDYRGLETK from the exons ATGGGAAGGTCTCCTTGCTGTGAGAAAGCTCACACAAACAAAGGAGCATGGaccaaagaagaagatgatcgtCTTATCGCCTATATCCGGTCTCACGGCGAGGGCTGCTGGCGCTCACTCCCTAAAGCCGCTGGCCTTCTCCGATGCGGCAAAAGTTGCCGGCTTCGCTGGATCAACTATCTCCGTCCCGACCTCAAACGTGGCAACTTCactgaagaagaagacgagCTCATCATCAAACTCCATAGCCTTCTTGGCAACAA GTGGTCTCTGATAGCGGGGAGATTACCTGGGCGAACGGATAATGAGATAAAGAACTACTGGAACACTCATATAAGAAGAAAACTTTTGAACAGAGGCATTGACCCTGCAACTCACAGGTCAATCAATGAGGCTGCTCAGGATACAACGTCCACTATATCTTTTGCTGCTTCTGCcgtcaaagaagaagaaaaccccACAACCGCGGTGTTTGTGGGGAAAGACGCAGAAAGCCAGGTTCAAGAACGGTGTCCGGACTTGAACCTTGAGCTCAGGATTAGCCCTCCTTGCCAAAGCCAGCATGAGCCATTGAAGACAGGTGGAGCGAGTCTATGTATGGCTTGCAGCTTGGGGTTGCAGAATGGTAAGGATTGCAGTTGCAGAGTTGCTAGTAATGGTAGCACCAGTGGTAGCACTAGTGCCGCTGGTTATGATTTCTTGGGGTTGACGAGCGGAGTGTTAGACTACAGAGGCTTGGAAACGAAATGA
- the LOC121254260 gene encoding L-ascorbate peroxidase 3-like isoform X4, which produces MALPVVDTEYLKEVDKARRDLRALIASRHCAPIMLRLAWHDAGTHDVKTKTGGPNGSIRNAEEYSHGSNNGLKKAIDWCEEVKSKHPKITYADLYQLAGVVAVEVTGGPTIDFVPGRKDSNVCPKEGRLPDAKQGAPHLRDIFYRMGLSDEDIVALSGGHTLGRAHPERSGFDGPWAKEPLKFDNSYFVELLEGESEGLLQLPTDKALVDDPNFRHYVELYAKDEDAFFRDYAESHKKLSELGFAPSSSGSKVISKQSSIVAQSAVGVAVAAAVVILSYFYEVHKNIK; this is translated from the exons ATGGCGTTACCAGTCGTTGACACGGAGTACCTAAAGGAAGTCGACAAGGCTCGTCGCGATCTCCGTGCCCTCATCGCCTCCAGGCACTGCGCTCCCATCATGCTTCGCTTGgc gTGGCATGATGCCGGCACACATGATGTGAAAACTAAAACAGGTGGACCGAATGGTTCGATTAGGAATGCTGAAGAATATAGTCATGGTTCTAACAATGGCTTGAAAAAAGCCATTGATTGGTGCG AGGAAGTGAAGTCTAAGCATCCCAAGATTACATATGCAGACCTATACCAG CTTGCCGGTGTTGTTGCCGTTGAGGTTACTGGAGGCCCAACCATTGACTTTGTTCCTGGCAGAAAG gACTCGAATGTTTGTCCCAAGGAAGGGCGACTTCCAGATGCTAAGCAAG GTGCACCACATCTCAGGGATATCTTTTATCGGATGGGTCTGTCTGACGAGGATATTGTTGCTCTGTCTGGGGGCCACACTTTG GGAAGGGCACATCCAGAGAGATCTGGTTTTGATGGTCCTTGGGCTAAGGAACCTCTTAAGTTTGATAACTCATACTTTGT GGAACTTTTGGAGGGGGAATCAGAGGGTCTGTTGCAACTTCCAACGGACAAGGCTTTAGTGGATGATCCTAATTTCCGTCATTATGTGGAGCTGTATGCAAAG GACGAGGACGCATTCTTTAGAGATTATGCAGAATCGCATAAGAAACTATCAGAGCTTGGGTTTGCTCCAAGTTCCTCTGGATCAAAGGTAATTTCAAAGCAGAGCAGCATAGTGGCGCAAAGTGCTGTAGGAGTTGCGGTTGCTGCTGCTGTGGTGATCTTGAGCTACTTTTACGAAGTTCACAAGAATATTAAATGA
- the LOC121254260 gene encoding L-ascorbate peroxidase 3-like isoform X2 — translation MALPVVDTEYLKEVDKARRDLRALIASRHCAPIMLRLAWHDAGTHDVKTKTGGPNGSIRNAEEYSHGSNNGLKKAIDWCEEVKSKHPKITYADLYQLAGVVAVEVTGGPTIDFVPGRKDSNVCPKEGRLPDAKQGLPGSAPHLRDIFYRMGLSDEDIVALSGGHTLGRAHPERSGFDGPWAKEPLKFDNSYFVELLEGESEGLLQLPTDKALVDDPNFRHYVELYAKDEDAFFRDYAESHKKLSELGFAPSSSGSKVISKQSSIVAQSAVGVAVAAAVVILSYFYEVHKNIK, via the exons ATGGCGTTACCAGTCGTTGACACGGAGTACCTAAAGGAAGTCGACAAGGCTCGTCGCGATCTCCGTGCCCTCATCGCCTCCAGGCACTGCGCTCCCATCATGCTTCGCTTGgc gTGGCATGATGCCGGCACACATGATGTGAAAACTAAAACAGGTGGACCGAATGGTTCGATTAGGAATGCTGAAGAATATAGTCATGGTTCTAACAATGGCTTGAAAAAAGCCATTGATTGGTGCG AGGAAGTGAAGTCTAAGCATCCCAAGATTACATATGCAGACCTATACCAG CTTGCCGGTGTTGTTGCCGTTGAGGTTACTGGAGGCCCAACCATTGACTTTGTTCCTGGCAGAAAG gACTCGAATGTTTGTCCCAAGGAAGGGCGACTTCCAGATGCTAAGCAAGGTCTGCCCGGCA GTGCACCACATCTCAGGGATATCTTTTATCGGATGGGTCTGTCTGACGAGGATATTGTTGCTCTGTCTGGGGGCCACACTTTG GGAAGGGCACATCCAGAGAGATCTGGTTTTGATGGTCCTTGGGCTAAGGAACCTCTTAAGTTTGATAACTCATACTTTGT GGAACTTTTGGAGGGGGAATCAGAGGGTCTGTTGCAACTTCCAACGGACAAGGCTTTAGTGGATGATCCTAATTTCCGTCATTATGTGGAGCTGTATGCAAAG GACGAGGACGCATTCTTTAGAGATTATGCAGAATCGCATAAGAAACTATCAGAGCTTGGGTTTGCTCCAAGTTCCTCTGGATCAAAGGTAATTTCAAAGCAGAGCAGCATAGTGGCGCAAAGTGCTGTAGGAGTTGCGGTTGCTGCTGCTGTGGTGATCTTGAGCTACTTTTACGAAGTTCACAAGAATATTAAATGA
- the LOC121254260 gene encoding L-ascorbate peroxidase 3-like isoform X3 gives MIVLAEVVPSSNHISHLLVSFNFLVLVNNNYQYVYFFFLSRWHDAGTHDVKTKTGGPNGSIRNAEEYSHGSNNGLKKAIDWCEEVKSKHPKITYADLYQLAGVVAVEVTGGPTIDFVPGRKDSNVCPKEGRLPDAKQGAPHLRDIFYRMGLSDEDIVALSGGHTLGRAHPERSGFDGPWAKEPLKFDNSYFVELLEGESEGLLQLPTDKALVDDPNFRHYVELYAKDEDAFFRDYAESHKKLSELGFAPSSSGSKVISKQSSIVAQSAVGVAVAAAVVILSYFYEVHKNIK, from the exons ATGATAGTATTGGCGGAGGTGGTTCCAAGTTCGAATCATATCTCTCACTTGTTggtttcattcaattttttggtactagtgaataataattatcagtatgtgtattttttctttctttctaggTGGCATGATGCCGGCACACATGATGTGAAAACTAAAACAGGTGGACCGAATGGTTCGATTAGGAATGCTGAAGAATATAGTCATGGTTCTAACAATGGCTTGAAAAAAGCCATTGATTGGTGCG AGGAAGTGAAGTCTAAGCATCCCAAGATTACATATGCAGACCTATACCAG CTTGCCGGTGTTGTTGCCGTTGAGGTTACTGGAGGCCCAACCATTGACTTTGTTCCTGGCAGAAAG gACTCGAATGTTTGTCCCAAGGAAGGGCGACTTCCAGATGCTAAGCAAG GTGCACCACATCTCAGGGATATCTTTTATCGGATGGGTCTGTCTGACGAGGATATTGTTGCTCTGTCTGGGGGCCACACTTTG GGAAGGGCACATCCAGAGAGATCTGGTTTTGATGGTCCTTGGGCTAAGGAACCTCTTAAGTTTGATAACTCATACTTTGT GGAACTTTTGGAGGGGGAATCAGAGGGTCTGTTGCAACTTCCAACGGACAAGGCTTTAGTGGATGATCCTAATTTCCGTCATTATGTGGAGCTGTATGCAAAG GACGAGGACGCATTCTTTAGAGATTATGCAGAATCGCATAAGAAACTATCAGAGCTTGGGTTTGCTCCAAGTTCCTCTGGATCAAAGGTAATTTCAAAGCAGAGCAGCATAGTGGCGCAAAGTGCTGTAGGAGTTGCGGTTGCTGCTGCTGTGGTGATCTTGAGCTACTTTTACGAAGTTCACAAGAATATTAAATGA
- the LOC121254260 gene encoding L-ascorbate peroxidase 3-like isoform X1, producing MIVLAEVVPSSNHISHLLVSFNFLVLVNNNYQYVYFFFLSRWHDAGTHDVKTKTGGPNGSIRNAEEYSHGSNNGLKKAIDWCEEVKSKHPKITYADLYQLAGVVAVEVTGGPTIDFVPGRKDSNVCPKEGRLPDAKQGLPGSAPHLRDIFYRMGLSDEDIVALSGGHTLGRAHPERSGFDGPWAKEPLKFDNSYFVELLEGESEGLLQLPTDKALVDDPNFRHYVELYAKDEDAFFRDYAESHKKLSELGFAPSSSGSKVISKQSSIVAQSAVGVAVAAAVVILSYFYEVHKNIK from the exons ATGATAGTATTGGCGGAGGTGGTTCCAAGTTCGAATCATATCTCTCACTTGTTggtttcattcaattttttggtactagtgaataataattatcagtatgtgtattttttctttctttctaggTGGCATGATGCCGGCACACATGATGTGAAAACTAAAACAGGTGGACCGAATGGTTCGATTAGGAATGCTGAAGAATATAGTCATGGTTCTAACAATGGCTTGAAAAAAGCCATTGATTGGTGCG AGGAAGTGAAGTCTAAGCATCCCAAGATTACATATGCAGACCTATACCAG CTTGCCGGTGTTGTTGCCGTTGAGGTTACTGGAGGCCCAACCATTGACTTTGTTCCTGGCAGAAAG gACTCGAATGTTTGTCCCAAGGAAGGGCGACTTCCAGATGCTAAGCAAGGTCTGCCCGGCA GTGCACCACATCTCAGGGATATCTTTTATCGGATGGGTCTGTCTGACGAGGATATTGTTGCTCTGTCTGGGGGCCACACTTTG GGAAGGGCACATCCAGAGAGATCTGGTTTTGATGGTCCTTGGGCTAAGGAACCTCTTAAGTTTGATAACTCATACTTTGT GGAACTTTTGGAGGGGGAATCAGAGGGTCTGTTGCAACTTCCAACGGACAAGGCTTTAGTGGATGATCCTAATTTCCGTCATTATGTGGAGCTGTATGCAAAG GACGAGGACGCATTCTTTAGAGATTATGCAGAATCGCATAAGAAACTATCAGAGCTTGGGTTTGCTCCAAGTTCCTCTGGATCAAAGGTAATTTCAAAGCAGAGCAGCATAGTGGCGCAAAGTGCTGTAGGAGTTGCGGTTGCTGCTGCTGTGGTGATCTTGAGCTACTTTTACGAAGTTCACAAGAATATTAAATGA
- the LOC121254258 gene encoding LOW QUALITY PROTEIN: synaptotagmin-1-like (The sequence of the model RefSeq protein was modified relative to this genomic sequence to represent the inferred CDS: inserted 1 base in 1 codon): MLPEIPLWVKNPDYDRIDWLNKFVEYMWPYLDKAICKTARNIAKPIIAEQIPKYKIESVEFETLTLGSLPPTFQGMKVYVTDEKELIMEPSIKWAGNPNVTIAVKAFGLKATVQAVDLQVFAAPRITLKPLVPSFPCFAKIYVSLMDKPHVDFGLKLVGADLMSIPGLYRFVQELIKDQVAKMYLWPKXLEVPILDPTKAFKRPVGILNVKVVRAMKLKKKDLLGASDPYVKLKITEDKLPSKKTTVQYKTLNPEWNEEFSIVVKDPQSQALELRVYDWEQVGKHDKLGMEVVPLKELTPDEPKVMTLDLLKNMDLNDAQNEKSRGQLVVELTYRPFKEEDLPKGFEETKTVQTTPDGTPAGGGVLVVMIHEAQDVEGKHHTNPYVRIIFRGEEKRTKHIKKSRDPRWEEEFSFVLDEPPIKEKMHVEVVSSSSRMGLLHPKESLGYIDINLADVVSNKRINEKYHLIDSKNGRIQIELQWRIS, from the exons ATGCTTCCTGAGATACCGCTTTGGGTGAAAAATCCAGACTATGATCGT ATCGACTGGTTAAACAAGTTTGTCGAGTATATGTGGCCTTATCTTGACAAG GCAATTTGCAAGACTGCAAGGAACATTGCAAAACCTATAATTGCTGAGCAAATTCCGAAATATAAAATCGAGTCTGTCGAATTTGAAACACTTACGTTGGGGTCCCTACCACCAACTTTTCAAG GCATGAAAGTTTATGTCACCGATGAGAAGGAGTTGATTATGGAACCGTCCATAAAATGGGCTGGAAATCCTAACGTCACTATTGCTGTTAAAGCATTTGGGTTAAAAGCAACTGTCCAG GCGGTTGATTTGCAAGTCTTTGCCGCACCACGTATTACTCTGAAGCCCTTGGTTCCAAGCTTTCCTTGTTTTGCCAAAATCTACGTGTCTCTCATGGACAAG ccACATGTTGACTTTGGACTAAAGCTTGTTGGGGCTGATCTTATGTCAATACCTGGCCTCTACAGGTTTGTCCAG GAGCTTATAAAAGATCAGGTTGCCAAAATGTATCTATGGCCCA CCCTGGAAGTACCTATTTTGGATCCAACAAA AGCTTTCAAGAGGCCAGTTGGAATTCTCAACGTGAAGGTGGTGAGGGCCATGaaactgaaaaagaaagatCTTCTTGGTGCATCGGACCCTTATGTGAAACTAAAGATCACTGAGGATAAGCTTCCATCGAAGAAGACCACTGTGCAGTACAAAACCTTGAACCCTGAATGGAATGAGGAGTTCAGTATTGTCGTTAAAGATCCACAATCCCAGGCTTTAGAGCTTCGTGTTTATGACTGGGAGCAG GTTGGCAAACATGACAAACTGGGGATGGAGGTAGTCCCTCTGAAAGAACTAACCCCTGATGAGCCAAAAGTTATGACTCTGGACCTCCTTAAAAATATGGACTTGAATGATgctcaaaatgaaaaatcacgCGGGCAGCTTGTTGTGGAATTGACTTATAGGCCTTTCAAAGAGGAAGACTTACCAAAAGGTTTTGAAGAAACGAAGACAGTACAGACGACTCCAGATGGAACGCCTGCAGGTGGAGGTGTATTGGTAGTTATGATTCATGAAGCTCAAGATGTTGAAGGGAAGCACCACACGAATCCGTATGTACGGATTATTTTCAGAGGCGAAGAGAAAAGGACTAAG CATATAAAGAAGAGCAGAGATCCAAGGTGGGAAGAGGAATTCTCGTTTGTGCTGGATGAGCCTCCCATTAAGGAAAAAATGCACGTAGAGGTTGTCAGCAGCTCATCAAGGATGGGCCTGCTGCATCCCAAG GAGTCTCTGGGTTATATTGATATCAATCTCGCGGATGTTGTTTCCAACAAACGAATCAACGAGAAGTACCATCTTATAGACTCCAAGAATGGACGTATACAGATCGAGTTACAATGGAGGATTTCATGa